From the Vibrio ziniensis genome, the window TGCAGCTAATACCAATCCTTTGATGAAAGTCTTCATTAATAATCTTGTCCTAACAGCCAGTACCATACTGGGGTTCTAATGAATAATTAGGCAAATTCTTTGCTCAATAAAGCAAATATAATTTATCGTCAGGGAAAATTTTTTTAACCTTAAATTGCTAAAGCCTACAAGGCCTTATATACAAGACTCAACGTGTCTTATTGTCGATTACAGGTGTGTGTTACCATACGAATACTTTCACTGATTGCGTAATATTATGTGTTCTGAAAACTCCCAATTTGTTTCTTATTTATTGGCATTACGTCAGCTTGCTTTAAAGCATCAATATCGTTTCGGTGTTTGTTTGCAAGGCGCGGAGGCGTGGAATCGTACTTTAGTTCAAGAATTGTTAGTTGTCTCGAAAAGTAATTCTGTGTTCCAAGTTGGAGGTGACGCATACGCTGAGGTGCGCCATGTGCCGTTTAACAAAGGTCAACAATTGTTGGGACAAGAGTGTGACTTGTTGATTTGTGATCTCTCATCAGGATGGGATGCTAATAGCTTTAGTGCTGCTCTAGGTACTCTTATCGGTGGTGGATTACTCATCGTATTAGGTTTAGGTGATCTGTCGGATAATGCTGCTGAAAAGTGGCTGAAATCTAGCTTAGATAAGCTAATAGTATTGTCTGATGTTTGCCAACCAATTCTTCCACAAATATCAGGTGCGCAACATCAAATAGATTATTCTCAGCAGCAACTAGCCATTGAGAATATTGTGAAAGTGGTTACAGGGCATAGAAAGCGTCCCCTAATCCTGACCGCAGATAGAGGTCGAGGAAAAAGCAGCGCCTTAGGTATGGCCGCCGCAAAGCTGATGTCCGAACGTAAGATTCGTATCATCGTAACAGCTCCAAGTCTTGATGCCGTTAGTCCGGTATTTCAGTTCGCTCAGAGTTTATTAGATGGTGCGAGTAGTGAAAGAGGTTTTGTGGCAGTGGCCGACTCTAGATTGCGATTCATTGCTCCGGATGAGCTATTACGAAATACACCAGAGTGTGATTTGCTGCTGATTGATGAGGCTGCTGCTATACCCTTGCCTATGCTTCAATCGATCATTAATAACTATCACCGCACAGTCTTTTCTTCAACGATTCACGGTTACGAAGGATGTGGGAGAGGTTTTTCTCTGAAATTCCAAGCTTGGCTTAAGCACGTTCGCCCTGATATGAAAGTTCAAAATATGTCTCAACCCATCCGTTGGAGCGAAGGCGATCCGCTGGAAGCATGGCATCGAACGAGCTTTTTACTTGATTTTGAATTTCAACCAATAAGCGATGCCATTTCCCTTGATGGTTTGATTTTTAGAAAGGTGCCTAAAAGTGAGTTGTTGGAAAATCCCGCCTTACTGCATAACATCTTTAGTCTACTTGTTAATGCCCATTATCAGACATCGCCAAATGATCTATTCCATTTGTTGGGCGACGAGAAAATGGAGGTCTACATTGCTACTCATCAAGATGTCCTTGTTGGGTGCATACTTTCCGTTGAAGAAGGCGGATTAGATCAGTCACTCGTGCATGATATTCAGATTGGTAAACGTAGACCGAAAGGCCATTTAACTCCGGTTTCAATCGCAAATCAGCTTGGCATTTCTGAAGCAGCGACTCAGGTGAGCCACCGTATTATGAGAATTGCAGTTCATCCTGATGTGCAAAACCAAAATATTGGTTTTGAACTGGTTAAGCGCTTTGCGTATGACATTGCTGATGATTTTATTTCCACCAGCTTTGGAGCGACTCCTGAACTGATGAAATTTTGGCGAAAGTGTGGCTTTCAAGTCATTAAAGTTGGCTCGCAACGAGATCAAGCAAGTGGCTGTTATTCTGTGCTTTTAGTTAAAGGCGAAAACTTGTTGTGGTTAGAAAGAGCTAAACAGAGATGTTTTCAGGTATTTGACTTTGAACTTACCGATTCACTTCAAGAGATGGAACCTGAATTAGTTAGAATACTACTTAGAGAACGTTTCCCCTCTATAGCTCAGTTACCTATAAATCTTATTCAAAATTACGCACTTGGTGGTTCGAACTTCGAGAGCATTGCTGTTTGGCTACGTGCTCTCGCTTTTTCTTTAGACGATGATAAGGTAAGTGTTCTCTCTGACGTATTTATTTCGAAAGTTGTTCAACGTGTATCTTGGATAGAATGTGCCAAGAGAAATCAACTTACAGGAAGAAAGCAAATTGAAGCTCATATTAGGAATGGATTATTAAACTTGTTGGACGATTTACAGTGTAAAGAGGAATGTTAGGACTATTTTTCTATCGTTTACACTGTAAATTTAACTTATGCATTTGATTTGTTGAGTTTTTTAAAATATGGATAACCACACCCATCTATCTGCATAGCTACCTCTACGGGTAGTGGTTTCGCAATGAGGTAACCTTGATATGAGCTAGCCTTAATTGGGGCGAACATTTCTGCCATCTCATGCGTTTCTATTCCTTCTATTGTCATTTCCATCTGTTTGTTTTCGCACAAAATCGATAGAAACTGGAGATATTCAAAAGCTTCTTGCTCAATGATGGATTGATTAGCCAGATCTTTATCTACTTTTAGTATTGAGAAAGGCATCTTAAAAATCGAAGTAATAGAACTATAGCCAGAGCCAAAATCATCCATTGCTAATGGGAAGCCTAATTCAGTTAGGACCCTGAGGCCTTCTAGCACTTGCTGGTTGTTATCGATAAGCACTGATTCAGTTAATTCCAAAACCAAATTTTCAGGCCGTCCCTTCTTATCGTTGGCAATTTCCAATAGTTTTTGAGGAAAGGTATCTTTAAGCAGTTGAAGCGCGGAAATGTTAACGTGCACTTTTAGGTTGCTATTCCACTTTTGGTTGTACTGAACAATAAAATCAGCCGATTTTGCGAACACCTTTTTACCCAGTTGAGAAATAAGACCGAGTGTTTCGGCCACTGGAATAAACTCGTCTGGGCGAATAAAACCAAATTGCTCTGTTTCCCAACGTGCTAAAGCTTCAAACGACTTTAGGTGACCAGTGGCTGCATCTACAATCGGCTGTAAGTGAATGGTTATCTCATCATTCTCAATTGCTTGCTTTATATGGTTCTCTATATAAAAGTACTTGCTTACTTCTGGCTTAACTTGATCGTTGTAAATCACCCAATTAAGTTTAGATTTTTCGACGGCGTATTCACAGGTCTGGTAAGTGGAATTTATGATCTCATCTGATGAAGCTTGTCTGTTGCAGCAAACATAAATACCAATGTATACATCGCCAAAGTAAGAAATATTGTTGCGTGTGATGGATTTGAATTGCTGAATGAATTCTCTTGCTAGTTTTGCAAGGACGTCATCGGATAAACCGTCTCCAATCAATACAGAAAATGTGTCTAGACTAGTTCTATAACATTGGCTTTCGTAGCGATTAAACATGTTAAAACATTCTAAAAGATTTGCGATGAAATCTGTCAGAATGAATTCGCTGTATTGGCTTACATATGACTTGATACCAGATACATGAAAGGTCATCACAGTGACATTGGAAGAACGCTTTGATAAGTCTAACGCTAGCTTATCCCTGTTCGGTAACCCAGTAAGCTTATCAAAATATGCCAGTTGCCAAATTGAGTCTTCGAGTTTCTTCTGTTCTGTAATGTCTCTGTGGTTACCCACCATGTACTCGCCTGAATCATCAACTTGGTTGATACCCGTAGCTTCAATCCAAATATATGTGCCATCTTTCTTTTTTACCCGATATTGAGTAATTACTCGAGTGTCGTCTCCTACTGCTTGAATATGAGTGTTTACATTATTACAGAAGGGCTTTCTGTCGTCAGGATGAATTAGTTGAGTCCACTGGTCGAGTGTTGTTTGACTGTGAAGGTCGAATTGTTCGTAAAAACTTTGATTATAGAAGGACACTTGGCCATCTGGCGTCATCATCCACAGCCCTTCAACGGCTGAATTAAACATATTGTTAAAACGTCTTTGGATTAATTCATCCATATCAAAGAGTGTCCTTTCTCTCGCTAGTGTTTACGTTTACAGTACAGTGAACATCATCATACATGTGTTACATTGTTTATATCAATGATATTTATTTTATTAATATCATTGGTTTTACTCGTTTTTCTGCTCGATTCCGTAATTGCTAGATAATGGAATTAGGGATAATGTAATTTTGTTTAGTTAGTTTAAGTGGCAACAACAGCTACAATTTACAGTGTAAAGTTGCTTAATGGGATGTGTATGACTTTTAGGGTGATACACACCTTAGTTTGAATATATGTATGTTTGGTATACGTCTCAGTTTCGATACACTGGGATCCAACGTTATGTGTACCGTAAAGGTTTAGTAGTATGTGGAAGGATGTCATTACGCTCACGGATGATAAAACTCGTGTAGTCGCTAAATTAACGGATGAGCAGTTCGTCAAGAAAGAGTTCACAAATGATAGTCTCGTGAATGCACTTCAACATCTTGGCGCTTCTAAGTTCTTTCTAATGGAAGACGCAGTAACGCGTTTTATTAACTGTGCGAGTGAAAGAAAAGGTGAGGCATACGAAGGAATCGTTGTTGCAGAAATCCGCAACGCGAATGTTGAAGTCATCTTGAGTGAGAACGACATGATTGCAAGCATGGTTGTAACTGGCGCTTATGGTGGGCGAGGGCTTCAAAGTGGCGAGATCATCCAATCTTTAGCAGACGCAAACGTTATTAAAGGTATCAATAAAGCCGCATTGAAAAAAGTGTTCGTAATCAGTAACCGATTAGCTGGCGGTGAGATCTTTACTCAGCCTGTGGCGCAGGGTAAAGAGGCGATTAACGGAAAAGATGCTAAGTTTCTTCCTTTGGTCGAGGATATCAATAAGCGCATTCTTGCACCGCAATCGGCAAAAGGCCAAGACAAAATTGATATGCGCGATTTAGGTGAAACTATCACCGTCAGTGAAAATGACCCGTTGATGCGACGTCAACCCGCAACAAAAGGTGAACCAGGCTTTACTGTCCAAGGCAAAATCATTCTTCCTAAACCAGGGGTAGATGTCGCTCTTGTTGCTGGTAAGGGGACACGTATCAGTCCTACCAATCCTAACCTCCTATTAGCGTCTATCAACGGCATGCCAGTGTTTCGTAATAAAACTATCGATGTTGAAAACGCGATATGCCTCAATAACGTTAGTGTAGCGACAGGGCATGTGAAGTTTAAAGGCAATGTTGTTATTACTGGTGATGTAGAACCCGGCATGATTGTTAGAGCGACAGGTTCAGTCACTGTTGGTGGATTTATTGAATCCGCTGATGTTCAGGCTCAAGGCAATATTGAAGTTGGCAAAGGTATTATTGGCCACACGGCAACCGAAGGGGAAGAAAAGAGTTGTACTGTTAAGTCAGGCAGCACTATTAAAGCCAACTACGCTCAATATGCAGAGCTGCAAGCGGGGGAAGACATTTATCTTACTGTCCACAGTATGGGAAACGTCATTCGCTGTGGCAAAGATTTAACTGTTCTTGATGACCAACAAAAGCAAGGGACATTAAGTGGCGGCACTGCGAAAGTAGGAGGTAAAGTTGTGTGCTTAAACTTGGGTGTTGAAGGTGACACCATTACATTGGTTGAAGCATTCGCCAGTTTTGGCCGTTACAAAGAACGTATAGCGAACCATAGAGACCAATACAAGCAAGCTCAAGAAGGCACGATGGATGCCATACGTAAAGAGTTAGAATTTAAGAAGCGCCCGAAAGCGGAGCGTTCTGCTGAAGAAGAACTCGAGATTAATGACAGAAAAGAAAAAGCGAATGAGCGCCTAGAGAAAGTAAAAAGTTCACTTGATTTGCTTAATGAAGAGTTTGAGCTCGCTTTGGCTGCCAATACCGTTGAAGCAAAAAATAAAGTATTTACTCATGTCACGGTTCAATTCAGCGATGAAAAAGTAGTTACAAAACGCGTTCGAGGTCCATCTGTCTTCGCTTTCAATCAATACGAAATTCAAGTTTCATCCAAGCTAGAAGATGAAGATGTAGGTGTTTAACTCCTACGATAAATACCAATCTAGCAATCCATTGTTCAGTGAGCATTGATAAGCAAATCCCCCGAACCAAGAAGGACTCGACGGAGCTTAACGGACGAATAGATGCTTGCATTCTATGCCTAATCTGCTCATGTTTTTAGTCAGAATGGTAAACATAACTTGTTGAAAACGAAAAAGGGAGCGATTGCTCCCCTTTGTTCTGGCTAATCTGTCTGTCATTAATGTACAGCACGTATCTTACCCTGTTTAAGATCATTGAGGACGATTGACTTAGGACCGTCCGCAATAATACTGCCTTTTTCCATCACGATAACGCGGTCGACGACATCAAGCATTGATGTTTTATGAGTAATAAGAATCAGGGTTTCACTTGGTGTCAAGTGTCTAATTTGGCTCTTGATGTGCATCTCGGAGCGGTTATCCATTGCGCTAGTAGGTTCGTCCATCAGCAATACCGGTGGGCGTCCTAATAATGCGCGAGCGATTGAAACAGCTTGGCGTTGACCACCAGAAAGAAGCATGCCACCTTCACCGACTTGTCGCTCTAAGCCTGCAGGATCTTGTTGTGTAAAGACGGTTACACCTGCTCGGTTAGCCGCATCCATCACTTCCCTGTCATCCACCAGTGGACGGCCAAGAGTAATGTTGTCTCGGATAGTACCGTAGAACAGAACACTTTCTTGAGGAACACAACCTATGTTACGACGAATATCTATATGATGGAGTTGTTGGATATCTGTATCGTCAATGCGTACATGTCCTTCAGTCGGCTTATACAAGCCCATAATTAAGCGCTCTAACGTGGTTTTACCTGAACCAATACGTCCGATGATTGCCACTTTCTCGCCTGGGTTTATGGTCAGGCTTAAATCTCGAATCGACGCGATAGGAGAATCAGGGTAATGGAAAGTAACTTTATCCAATTCGATTTTGCCTTGGATCATCGGACGGTGTATATAGCGCTTTCCATGTTCTTGTTCATCCGGCATAGCCATAACTTGTTCAATAATTTTCAGAGAAGCTTTTGCTTGGTTATAGCGAGTAGAAAGTAGTGATAGCTGCACCATCGGACCAATAGCGCGACCGCTAAGCATTGTCGCGGCGATAAGTCCCCCCATGGTTAGATCACCCTTTGCGATCAAATAGACTCCTAGAATAATCATCCCAATGTTAGCTGCTTGTTGGACTAAACCTGCGGTACTTTGAATGCCATCCGTAATCCGTCGGCTCTTTATGTTCCAATTTGCCATGTGAGAAATGGCTTCTTCCCAACGGTATTGGAATTGGCTTTGAGCGCCAAATAGTTTTACCGTTTCAAGGCCTGCTAGACTCTCAATCAAGTTTGCGTACTTTTGAGAAGCGAGACGAGAACCTTCCTCAATTGCTCGGCGCAAGGGGGCCTGGATAAGAAACGAGTAGATAACAAGTATCAACACACCGGCTATAGGTACGTAAACCAAATCCCCGGCCATCAGCCAAATAATGGCTAAGAATAGAATAGAAAACGGTAAGTCAATCAGCGATGAGATAGTCGCGGAAGTGAAAAATTCGCGTATGGATTCAAACTCTTGTAGGTGCCGAGCAAAAGCTCCAACTGATGGAGGTCTAGACTCCATCCGAATTCCCATTACTTTACTGAAGAGCTTAGAGGAGATGAGTATGTCGGACTTTTTACCCGCTATATCGATAAAGTAGTTACGTAGCATTTTCAACGCAAAGTCGAACAGAAAGATGACAAACACCCCACTGGCTAGAACCCACAATGTTTCGAATGCGAGGTTTGGAAGCACTTTATCGTAAACCAAGCGAGTAAACATGGGGGCAGCGATGGCGAATAGGTTAATTAATACTGAAGCGAGCATTACATCGCGATAGATATTTTTTGATTGCCAAATCGTACCCCAGAACCAGTGTCCTTCTCGTGTTTTTAAAATCTCAGGTGAACGTTCGTCATAGCGAAATTGTTTTTTCACCATAAAGTAACGGCCCATAAAGCGGGCATTAAGCTCTTCAAGTGGGTAAGCGATTGGTACCATACCTG encodes:
- a CDS encoding GNAT family N-acetyltransferase; protein product: MCSENSQFVSYLLALRQLALKHQYRFGVCLQGAEAWNRTLVQELLVVSKSNSVFQVGGDAYAEVRHVPFNKGQQLLGQECDLLICDLSSGWDANSFSAALGTLIGGGLLIVLGLGDLSDNAAEKWLKSSLDKLIVLSDVCQPILPQISGAQHQIDYSQQQLAIENIVKVVTGHRKRPLILTADRGRGKSSALGMAAAKLMSERKIRIIVTAPSLDAVSPVFQFAQSLLDGASSERGFVAVADSRLRFIAPDELLRNTPECDLLLIDEAAAIPLPMLQSIINNYHRTVFSSTIHGYEGCGRGFSLKFQAWLKHVRPDMKVQNMSQPIRWSEGDPLEAWHRTSFLLDFEFQPISDAISLDGLIFRKVPKSELLENPALLHNIFSLLVNAHYQTSPNDLFHLLGDEKMEVYIATHQDVLVGCILSVEEGGLDQSLVHDIQIGKRRPKGHLTPVSIANQLGISEAATQVSHRIMRIAVHPDVQNQNIGFELVKRFAYDIADDFISTSFGATPELMKFWRKCGFQVIKVGSQRDQASGCYSVLLVKGENLLWLERAKQRCFQVFDFELTDSLQEMEPELVRILLRERFPSIAQLPINLIQNYALGGSNFESIAVWLRALAFSLDDDKVSVLSDVFISKVVQRVSWIECAKRNQLTGRKQIEAHIRNGLLNLLDDLQCKEEC
- a CDS encoding sensor domain-containing protein, whose protein sequence is MDELIQRRFNNMFNSAVEGLWMMTPDGQVSFYNQSFYEQFDLHSQTTLDQWTQLIHPDDRKPFCNNVNTHIQAVGDDTRVITQYRVKKKDGTYIWIEATGINQVDDSGEYMVGNHRDITEQKKLEDSIWQLAYFDKLTGLPNRDKLALDLSKRSSNVTVMTFHVSGIKSYVSQYSEFILTDFIANLLECFNMFNRYESQCYRTSLDTFSVLIGDGLSDDVLAKLAREFIQQFKSITRNNISYFGDVYIGIYVCCNRQASSDEIINSTYQTCEYAVEKSKLNWVIYNDQVKPEVSKYFYIENHIKQAIENDEITIHLQPIVDAATGHLKSFEALARWETEQFGFIRPDEFIPVAETLGLISQLGKKVFAKSADFIVQYNQKWNSNLKVHVNISALQLLKDTFPQKLLEIANDKKGRPENLVLELTESVLIDNNQQVLEGLRVLTELGFPLAMDDFGSGYSSITSIFKMPFSILKVDKDLANQSIIEQEAFEYLQFLSILCENKQMEMTIEGIETHEMAEMFAPIKASSYQGYLIAKPLPVEVAMQIDGCGYPYFKKLNKSNA
- a CDS encoding FapA family protein — its product is MWKDVITLTDDKTRVVAKLTDEQFVKKEFTNDSLVNALQHLGASKFFLMEDAVTRFINCASERKGEAYEGIVVAEIRNANVEVILSENDMIASMVVTGAYGGRGLQSGEIIQSLADANVIKGINKAALKKVFVISNRLAGGEIFTQPVAQGKEAINGKDAKFLPLVEDINKRILAPQSAKGQDKIDMRDLGETITVSENDPLMRRQPATKGEPGFTVQGKIILPKPGVDVALVAGKGTRISPTNPNLLLASINGMPVFRNKTIDVENAICLNNVSVATGHVKFKGNVVITGDVEPGMIVRATGSVTVGGFIESADVQAQGNIEVGKGIIGHTATEGEEKSCTVKSGSTIKANYAQYAELQAGEDIYLTVHSMGNVIRCGKDLTVLDDQQKQGTLSGGTAKVGGKVVCLNLGVEGDTITLVEAFASFGRYKERIANHRDQYKQAQEGTMDAIRKELEFKKRPKAERSAEEELEINDRKEKANERLEKVKSSLDLLNEEFELALAANTVEAKNKVFTHVTVQFSDEKVVTKRVRGPSVFAFNQYEIQVSSKLEDEDVGV
- a CDS encoding type I secretion system permease/ATPase, whose amino-acid sequence is MQDTLLNSLVYVSRYYGLANSPDALINGLPLTDGKLTPFLFPRAAERAGLIAKENRSNLSDIPHLVFPVILLLKGSEACVLNSINEEKQEAEIVTAESGMVPIAYPLEELNARFMGRYFMVKKQFRYDERSPEILKTREGHWFWGTIWQSKNIYRDVMLASVLINLFAIAAPMFTRLVYDKVLPNLAFETLWVLASGVFVIFLFDFALKMLRNYFIDIAGKKSDILISSKLFSKVMGIRMESRPPSVGAFARHLQEFESIREFFTSATISSLIDLPFSILFLAIIWLMAGDLVYVPIAGVLILVIYSFLIQAPLRRAIEEGSRLASQKYANLIESLAGLETVKLFGAQSQFQYRWEEAISHMANWNIKSRRITDGIQSTAGLVQQAANIGMIILGVYLIAKGDLTMGGLIAATMLSGRAIGPMVQLSLLSTRYNQAKASLKIIEQVMAMPDEQEHGKRYIHRPMIQGKIELDKVTFHYPDSPIASIRDLSLTINPGEKVAIIGRIGSGKTTLERLIMGLYKPTEGHVRIDDTDIQQLHHIDIRRNIGCVPQESVLFYGTIRDNITLGRPLVDDREVMDAANRAGVTVFTQQDPAGLERQVGEGGMLLSGGQRQAVSIARALLGRPPVLLMDEPTSAMDNRSEMHIKSQIRHLTPSETLILITHKTSMLDVVDRVIVMEKGSIIADGPKSIVLNDLKQGKIRAVH